One segment of Nostoc piscinale CENA21 DNA contains the following:
- the recN gene encoding DNA repair protein RecN: MLLGLRIENFALIDQLELEFGVGLNVLTGETGAGKSIILDAIDAALGGKVSSRVIRTGTTRAMVEATFKSHHALAAWLTEQEIDLIDDHSVVISREITATGSNVRSRSRVNGVLVNRQIMVGLRDRLVEITAQGQTVQVGQPAQVREWLDVYGGDGLIQQRQVIATAYNAYQQAHLALEKRRTSERERLQQLDLLTYQVQELSTANLSEPQELEQLTQERERLNHVVDLQQMSYKIYQALYQNDGDTPAAADLLGDSETTLNDMVEYDSQLQSLLELVRDAQTAVVEVGRQINAYGDSLEADPQRLEEVEERIRELKQICRKYGPTLTEAIAYYQRIQQELAELNDSEQSIESLEQQEKTCFDKLTQACQKLTKLRRQAADNLESRLIAELKPLAMEKVQFQVEIVPIVPTAAGADKITFVFSPNPGEPLQPLTEIASGGEMSRFLLALKACFSQADSAETLVFDEIDVGVSGRVAQAIAEKLYQLGQHHQVLCVTHQPLVAAMADRHFRVDKQIITQGKGKKSNNGSTEQRTVVRVTYLDNINTRREELAQLAGGKSATDAIAFAESLLLQAANHRRRES; encoded by the coding sequence ATGTTGCTTGGTCTGCGAATTGAAAACTTTGCCCTGATTGACCAACTGGAACTAGAATTTGGCGTTGGGCTAAATGTTTTGACAGGTGAAACCGGCGCGGGAAAATCGATTATTTTAGATGCGATTGATGCAGCCTTGGGTGGTAAAGTCTCCAGTCGAGTTATCCGCACTGGAACAACCCGCGCAATGGTAGAAGCAACTTTTAAATCTCATCATGCCCTAGCTGCTTGGTTAACGGAACAGGAAATAGATTTAATTGATGATCACTCAGTAGTAATTAGTAGAGAAATTACCGCTACAGGTAGTAATGTCCGCAGCCGATCGCGAGTGAATGGTGTATTAGTAAATCGGCAAATCATGGTAGGATTGCGCGATCGCCTCGTGGAAATTACCGCCCAAGGTCAAACAGTCCAAGTCGGACAACCAGCCCAAGTCCGGGAATGGTTAGATGTGTATGGTGGCGATGGTTTAATTCAGCAGCGTCAAGTTATTGCTACAGCCTATAATGCTTACCAACAAGCCCATCTCGCCTTAGAAAAACGCCGCACATCTGAACGGGAACGTTTACAACAACTCGACTTGCTGACTTATCAAGTACAGGAGTTGTCAACAGCTAACCTCAGCGAACCGCAAGAATTAGAACAACTCACGCAAGAACGGGAACGCTTAAATCACGTCGTTGACTTGCAACAGATGAGTTACAAAATCTATCAAGCCTTGTATCAAAACGACGGTGATACACCAGCCGCAGCCGACTTACTGGGAGATAGTGAAACCACCTTAAACGATATGGTGGAATATGATAGCCAACTGCAATCATTATTAGAATTGGTCAGAGATGCTCAAACGGCAGTTGTAGAAGTTGGACGACAAATTAACGCTTATGGGGATAGTTTAGAAGCCGACCCCCAAAGACTGGAAGAAGTAGAAGAACGAATCCGAGAGTTAAAGCAAATTTGCCGCAAGTACGGGCCGACACTCACAGAAGCGATCGCTTACTATCAACGTATCCAACAAGAATTAGCCGAACTCAACGATAGTGAACAATCCATCGAAAGTTTAGAACAGCAAGAAAAAACTTGTTTTGATAAACTGACCCAAGCTTGTCAAAAATTAACTAAATTGCGCCGTCAAGCTGCGGATAATTTAGAATCGCGGTTGATTGCCGAACTGAAACCCCTAGCGATGGAAAAAGTACAATTCCAAGTGGAAATAGTACCCATCGTTCCCACTGCGGCGGGTGCAGATAAAATTACCTTTGTGTTTAGTCCCAACCCTGGCGAACCATTGCAACCATTAACCGAGATTGCTTCTGGTGGGGAAATGAGCCGCTTTTTACTAGCCTTGAAAGCTTGTTTTTCCCAAGCAGATTCCGCCGAGACATTGGTATTTGATGAAATTGATGTTGGTGTTTCTGGCAGAGTCGCCCAAGCGATCGCTGAAAAATTATACCAACTCGGTCAACATCATCAAGTACTCTGTGTGACGCACCAACCCTTAGTAGCAGCAATGGCTGACCGTCATTTTCGAGTGGATAAGCAAATTATCACCCAAGGCAAAGGTAAAAAAAGCAACAACGGCAGCACAGAACAGCGTACCGTTGTCAGAGTTACTTATTTAGATAACATCAATACTCGCAGAGAAGAACTAGCGCAGTTAGCTGGGGGTAAATCTGCAACAGATGCGATCGCATTTGCTGAATCTCTCTTATTACAAGCAGCCAACCACCGCCGCCGCGAAAGTTAA